In a single window of the Sylvia atricapilla isolate bSylAtr1 chromosome 18, bSylAtr1.pri, whole genome shotgun sequence genome:
- the MCRIP1 gene encoding mapk-regulated corepressor-interacting protein 1 produces MASSPVSRVVYNGKRSGGPRSPGAGSEIFTPAHEENVRFIYEAWQCVERDLRSQMGSERGLVEEYVEKMPNPSLKAFKPVDLGDLKRRNTQDAKKS; encoded by the exons ATGGCCAG CTCCCCCGTGTCCCGGGTGGTGTACAACGGAAAGCGGAGCGGCGGCCCGCGCTCCCCCGGCGCCGGCAGCGAGATCTTCACGCCGGCCCACGAAGAGAACGTGCGCTTCATCTACGAGG cctggcagtgcgTGGAGCGCGACCTGCGCAGCCAGATGGGCTCCGAGCGCGGCCTGGTCGAGGAGTACGTGGAGAAGATGCCGAACCCCAGCCTGAAAG CGTTTAAACCCGTCGACCTGGGTGATCTGAAGAGGAGGAACACACAGGATGCAAAGAAGTCCTAA
- the PPP1R27 gene encoding protein phosphatase 1 regulatory subunit 27 yields the protein MPLCLKAPVSMRDDCPWTVPRYGRHRLRLRASRTVHFPNDVVFQDHIKQGDLEQVGRFIRARKVTLDTIYPSGMAALHEAVLTGNLDCVKLLVKYGADIHQRDENGWTPLHMACSDGYADIARYLLSLGASLEATTDDGEKPSDLIDPEYEDLVQLFGATALR from the exons ATGCCGCTGTGCCTGAAGGCGCCTGTCAGCATGAGGGACGATTGCCCCTGGACGGTGCCGCGGTACGGCCGCCACAGGCTGCGCCTGCGGGCCTCGCGCACCGTGCACTTCCCCAACGACGTCGTCTTCCAGGACCACATCAAGCAGGGGGACCTGGAGCAGGTGGGCAGGTTCATACGAGCCAGGAAGGTGACACTGGATACCATCTACCCTTCTG GCATGGCAGCCCTCCATGAAGCCGTGCTGACGGGAAACCTGGACTGTGTCAAGCTCCTGGTGAAATACGGTGCTGACATCCACCAGAGAGATGAGAACGGGTGGACGCCCCTGCACATGGCCTGCAGCGATGGCTACGCTGACATAGCCAG GTACCTCCTGTCCCTTGGGGCCAGCCTGGAGGCCACCACTGATGACGGGGAGAAACCCTCAGACCTCATCGACCCCGAATACGAGGACTTGGTGCAGCTCTTCGGAGCCACCGCGCTGCGCTGA
- the GCGR gene encoding glucagon receptor encodes MWSRGGMSQPRLLTLLVLLLCCQGPSAQITDNVVERWKEYSEECQRNMSRLPPPTELVCNRTFDKFSCWPDTMPNSTASVPCPWFLPWYQKVKHRYVFKTCGPDGQWVTGPQGQSLRDATQCEQDDEDLQAQEKFAKTYGSFKVMYTVGYSVSLCALLLALALLLGFSKLHCMRNYIHMNLFASFILKGVSVLVIDALLKTHYSDKIDGYNVQVWLSDEAAAGCRAATVFMQYGIVANYCWLLVEGIYLHNLLVVAVFSEKSYFTLYLCIGWGAPMLFLIPWVIVKFLYENIQCWSTNNNMGFWWILRFPVFLAILINFFIFIRIIQILVSKLRAHQMRYTDYKFRLAKSTLTLIPLLGIHEVVFAFITDEHAQGTLRYVKLFFDLFLSSFQGMLVAILYCFVNKEVQAELLKRWQRWKLGKDLAEEYKHTYSHAPSARNGTGSTCEKHQLVSGCANGLGRSLAPHPSSQRLERSGHSTAEHLALGGHHHCYEFPETTAESHF; translated from the exons ATGTGGTCCAGAGGAGGGATGTCCCAACCACGTCTCCTCaccctcctggtgctgctgctctgctgccag GGTCCCTCTGCTCAGATCACGGATAACGTTGTTGAGAGATGGAAGGAGTACAGCGAGGAGTGCCAGCGCAACATGAGCCGCCTGCCTCCACCCACAG agctggtCTGTAACCGCACCTTCGACAAGTTCTCATGCTGGCCCGACACGATGCCCAACAGCACAGCCAGTGTGCCCTGCCCCTGGTTCCTGCCCTGGTACCAGAAAG TGAAGCACAGATACGTCTTCAAGACCTGTGGGCCAGATGGACAGTGGGTAACCGGGCCACAGGGACAGTCCCTGCGCGATGCCACACAGTGTGAGCAGGATGACGAGGACCTACAGGCACAG GAAAAATTTGCCAAGACCTATGGCAGCTTCAAGGTGATGTACACTGTGGGCTattctgtgtccctgtgtgcactGCTGcttgccctggccctgctgctgggcttcAG CAAGCTGCACTGCATGAGGAACTACATCCACATGAACCTCTTCGCCTCCTTCATCCTGAAGGGTGTCTCTGTGCTGGTCATCGACGCCCTGCTCAAGACCCACTACAGTGACAAGATCGATGGCTACAATGTGCAAGTCTGGCTGAGCGATGAG gcagctgcaggctgcCGGGCAGCCACAGTCTTCATGCAGTACGGCATTGTGGCCAACtactgctggctgctggtggaAGGCATCTATCTGCATAACCTGCTGGTGGTGGCCGTCTTCTCCGAGAAGAGCTACTTCACCCTCTACCTGTGCATCGGCTGGG GGGCACCCATGCTGTTCCTCATTCCCTGGGTCATCGTGAAGTTCCTCTACGAAAACATACA GTGCTGGTCCACGAACAACAACATGGGCTTCTGGTGGATCCTTCGCTTCCCTGTGTTCCTGGCCATCCTG ATCAacttcttcatcttcatccGCATCATTCAGATCCTTGTTTCCAAGCTCCGTGCACACCAGATGCGCTACACTGACTACAAGTTCAG GCTGGCCAAGTCCACACTGACGCTGATCCCGCTGCTGGGCATCCACGAGGTGGTCTTTGCCTTCATCACAGACGAGCATGCCCAGGGCACGCTGCGCTATGTCAAGCTCTTCTTCGACCTCTTCCTGAGCTCCTTCCAG gGGATGCTGGTGGCCATTCTCTACTGCTTCGTCAACAAGGAG gtgcaggcagagctgctgaagcgGTGGCAGCGCTGGAAGCTGGGGAAGGACCTGGCTGAGGAGTACAAGCACACCTACAGTCATGCACCCAGTGCCCGCAATGGCACCGGCAGCACCTGCGAGAAGCACCAGCTGGTGAGTGGCTGTGCCAACGGGCTGGGGCGCAGCCTGGccccccaccccagctcccAACGCCTGGAGAGGagtgggcacagcactgccGAGCACCTTGCCCTGGGGGGCCATCACCACTGCTATGAGTTTCCTGAGACCACGGCCGAGAGCCACTTCTGA